Proteins encoded by one window of Komagataeibacter sucrofermentans DSM 15973:
- a CDS encoding Hsp20 family protein has translation MRATVDFAPLFRSSVGFDRMLNALDLASRIPTVDNWPPYDIVKTGEDDYRIDMAVAGLAENDLTITQERNTLVVTGRKAQEPQSAAEYLHRGIAGREFERRFDLAEHMKVTDTHFENGLLSITLKREIPEAMKPRRIAITSSTTRAEEAVPQIEARKEAA, from the coding sequence ATGAGAGCCACCGTTGATTTTGCTCCCCTGTTCCGTTCGAGCGTGGGTTTTGACAGAATGCTCAATGCCCTTGATCTCGCCAGCCGGATTCCGACGGTCGATAACTGGCCGCCTTACGATATCGTCAAGACCGGTGAGGATGATTACCGGATCGACATGGCGGTTGCCGGACTTGCCGAGAATGACCTTACGATCACACAGGAGCGTAATACTCTTGTCGTGACAGGACGAAAGGCGCAAGAGCCGCAAAGCGCCGCCGAATATCTCCATCGGGGTATTGCGGGCAGAGAATTCGAACGCCGCTTCGATCTGGCCGAGCATATGAAAGTCACCGATACGCACTTCGAGAACGGACTTCTGTCCATTACCCTGAAACGTGAGATACCCGAAGCGATGAAGCCGCGTCGTATCGCGATTACCTCCTCTACAACACGTGCGGAGGAAGCCGTGCCCCAGATCGAGGCGCGGAAAGAGGCAGCCTGA
- a CDS encoding YXWGXW repeat-containing protein, with amino-acid sequence MVPLPRRGYVWEPGRWFWTPRGYIWRRGWWRRW; translated from the coding sequence ATGGTGCCATTGCCACGCCGAGGCTATGTCTGGGAGCCGGGCCGCTGGTTCTGGACTCCGCGCGGCTACATCTGGCGGAGAGGCTGGTGGCGGCGCTGGTGA